The following proteins come from a genomic window of Pseudomonas putida:
- a CDS encoding chaperone modulatory protein CbpM encodes MSSTLIVQLDMRTLCQEADVTAECVIEIVEHGIVEPSGRTPEDWLFDDQAPLVAKRAVKLHQELELEWEGVALALELLQEVQQLRSENSMLKQRLGRFIQM; translated from the coding sequence ATGAGCAGCACCCTGATCGTTCAACTGGACATGCGTACCCTGTGTCAGGAAGCCGATGTCACGGCTGAATGCGTGATCGAAATTGTCGAGCACGGCATTGTCGAACCTTCCGGGCGAACGCCGGAGGACTGGCTGTTTGACGATCAGGCGCCGCTGGTGGCCAAACGAGCGGTGAAGCTGCACCAGGAGCTGGAACTGGAGTGGGAAGGGGTGGCGCTGGCGCTGGAACTGTTGCAGGAAGTGCAGCAGTTGCGCAGTGAGAACAGCATGCTGAAGCAGCGGCTGGGCCGGTTTATCCAGATGTAG